From the Leifsonia sp. AG29 genome, one window contains:
- a CDS encoding sugar transferase, with translation MTVLRPRTVSGGVPGTVTARRPRSWKRIPSPVVPEAAHPRPWSHAYQRRLVVTDTLIILGSIAAAFVVRFGPDDVATNVSGFPVPYLLISLLIAVSWSIALSAWHTRDARVCGMGVAEYRRVVSASALTFGLLAIVFLVGKVDIARGYFILALPVGAVALVGSRWMWRRWLMGQRRYDHYLSRALVVGAREDVAYVAAQIQAKSGAAYHVVGVALEDIEQDVLDVGSERLPVVGGMSDVTQAARRLGVDTVIVAGQPHGGSRFIRNLGWALEGTATDLVLASRLTDVAGPRIHFRPVEGLPLIHVEIPQFEGGKHVLKRLLDVVLSGTALLVLAIPMLIVALIIRIDDPGPALFRQQRVGRNGSTFTMLKFRSMVMDAEARLAELNARNEGNGVLFKLKADPRVTRVGRIIRKFSIDEFPQLWNVLVGDMSLVGPRPPLPREVDGYESHVHRRLYIKPGLTGMWQVGGRSDLSWEESVRLDLYYVENWSLTGDLAILWRTVRVLLHPTGAY, from the coding sequence ATGACCGTCCTGCGCCCTCGCACCGTCTCCGGCGGTGTCCCCGGCACCGTCACAGCCCGGCGCCCCCGGTCGTGGAAGCGCATCCCGTCCCCGGTCGTCCCGGAGGCCGCGCACCCGCGGCCCTGGTCTCACGCGTACCAGCGCCGCCTGGTCGTGACCGACACGCTCATCATCCTGGGGTCCATCGCCGCCGCCTTCGTCGTCCGCTTCGGCCCCGACGACGTGGCCACCAACGTCTCCGGCTTCCCTGTCCCGTACCTCCTGATCTCGCTGCTGATCGCGGTGAGCTGGTCGATCGCCCTCTCCGCGTGGCACACCCGGGACGCTCGCGTCTGCGGGATGGGGGTCGCCGAGTACCGGAGGGTCGTCTCGGCCAGCGCTCTCACCTTCGGCCTCCTGGCCATCGTCTTCCTCGTGGGCAAGGTCGACATCGCCCGCGGGTACTTCATCCTCGCGCTGCCCGTCGGCGCGGTCGCCCTCGTCGGCAGCCGCTGGATGTGGCGGCGCTGGCTGATGGGCCAGCGCCGGTACGACCACTACCTCTCCCGGGCCCTCGTGGTCGGCGCACGCGAAGACGTCGCGTACGTGGCCGCGCAGATCCAGGCCAAGTCGGGAGCCGCGTACCACGTGGTCGGCGTGGCGCTCGAGGACATCGAGCAGGACGTCCTGGATGTCGGCTCCGAGCGCCTCCCGGTCGTCGGCGGCATGTCGGACGTCACCCAGGCGGCGCGCCGGCTCGGTGTCGACACGGTGATCGTCGCCGGCCAGCCGCACGGAGGCAGCCGGTTCATCCGGAATCTCGGCTGGGCGCTCGAGGGCACCGCCACCGATCTCGTCCTCGCCTCGCGGCTGACCGACGTCGCCGGGCCGCGCATCCACTTCCGTCCGGTGGAGGGCCTCCCGCTCATCCACGTCGAGATCCCGCAGTTCGAGGGCGGCAAGCACGTGCTCAAGCGGCTGCTCGACGTCGTCCTGTCCGGCACCGCGCTGCTGGTGCTCGCCATCCCGATGCTCATCGTCGCGCTCATCATCCGCATCGACGACCCGGGTCCGGCGCTCTTCCGCCAGCAGCGGGTCGGTCGCAACGGCAGCACCTTCACGATGCTGAAGTTCCGCTCCATGGTCATGGACGCCGAGGCGCGCCTGGCCGAGCTGAACGCGCGCAACGAGGGCAACGGCGTGCTGTTCAAGCTGAAGGCGGACCCGCGCGTCACGCGCGTCGGCCGCATCATCCGCAAGTTCTCCATCGACGAGTTCCCGCAGCTCTGGAACGTCCTCGTCGGTGACATGAGCCTCGTCGGCCCGCGGCCCCCGCTGCCGCGCGAAGTCGACGGGTACGAGAGCCACGTCCACCGCCGCTTGTACATCAAGCCGGGTCTCACGGGGATGTGGCAGGTCGGCGGCCGCTCCGACCTCTCCTGGGAGGAGAGCGTCCGGCTCGACCTGTACTACGTGGAGAACTGGTCGCTCACGGGCGATCTGGCGATCCTCTGGCGCACGGTCCGCGTGCTCCTGCATCCCACCGGCGCCTACTGA
- the lhgO gene encoding L-2-hydroxyglutarate oxidase: MEDSMGPSLVVVGGGILGLAVAARAAKLGRKVTLLEKEDHWAAHQTGHNSGVVHAGPYYRPGSLKARMCAAGNASMIAFARDHGIPHAVPGKLIVATDEAERDRLHELYRRALANGVPCRLIDADEASEYEPEVYAVEALRVETTGIIDYPAVCVALADIAQQYGADLLTGARVTAIHDGGDGVVVEHAGGEARAAQLVNCAGLQADRIARLAGIEPDVQIVPFRGEYYELVPERRDLVRGLIYPVPDPNLPFLGVHLTRMIDGSVHAGPNAVLALKREGYRWRDIDLHDAAEALTYPGFLRMASHNVETGIREVARSLSRSAFAASLARLVPRIEARDIVRAGSGVRAQAVRRDGSLADDFVIQRSGHQLHVLNAPSPAATSALEIAAHLVAEAGVPA; this comes from the coding sequence CTGGAGGATTCGATGGGACCGAGCCTGGTCGTCGTTGGTGGAGGGATCCTCGGGCTGGCCGTCGCCGCCCGGGCGGCGAAGCTCGGGCGGAAGGTGACCCTCCTCGAGAAGGAGGACCACTGGGCCGCGCACCAGACCGGGCACAACAGCGGCGTCGTGCACGCCGGCCCCTACTATCGCCCCGGGTCGCTGAAGGCGCGGATGTGCGCGGCGGGGAACGCCTCCATGATCGCGTTCGCGCGCGACCACGGGATCCCGCACGCCGTCCCCGGGAAGCTGATCGTCGCGACCGACGAGGCCGAGCGCGACCGGCTCCACGAGCTCTACCGGCGCGCGCTCGCGAACGGTGTCCCGTGCCGGCTCATCGATGCAGACGAGGCATCCGAGTACGAGCCCGAGGTGTACGCCGTGGAGGCGCTCCGCGTGGAGACGACCGGCATCATCGACTACCCGGCCGTCTGCGTCGCCCTGGCCGACATCGCGCAGCAGTACGGCGCGGACCTGCTGACCGGCGCCCGGGTCACCGCCATCCACGACGGCGGCGACGGCGTGGTGGTCGAGCACGCCGGTGGGGAGGCGCGGGCCGCTCAGCTCGTCAACTGCGCGGGCCTCCAGGCCGACCGCATCGCGCGGCTCGCCGGGATCGAGCCGGACGTGCAGATCGTCCCATTCCGCGGCGAGTACTACGAGCTCGTGCCCGAGCGGCGCGATCTCGTGCGGGGGCTGATCTACCCGGTTCCCGACCCGAACCTCCCCTTCCTCGGCGTCCACCTCACGCGGATGATCGACGGCTCGGTGCATGCCGGCCCCAATGCGGTGCTGGCTCTGAAGCGCGAGGGCTACCGCTGGCGGGACATCGATCTGCACGACGCGGCGGAGGCGCTGACCTACCCGGGCTTCCTGCGGATGGCCTCGCACAACGTCGAGACGGGCATCCGGGAGGTGGCCCGCTCGCTGAGCCGGTCCGCCTTCGCCGCGAGCCTGGCGCGCCTCGTGCCGCGGATCGAGGCGCGCGACATCGTGCGGGCCGGGTCGGGGGTGCGGGCCCAGGCGGTGCGCCGCGACGGCTCGCTTGCGGACGACTTCGTCATCCAGCGCTCGGGGCACCAGCTGCACGTGCTGAACGCCCCCTCGCCCGCGGCGACGAGCGCCCTCGAGATCGCAGCGCACCTGGTCGCGGAGGCCGGCGTCCCCGCCTGA
- a CDS encoding DegT/DnrJ/EryC1/StrS family aminotransferase, which translates to MRVPLVDLVAQNTETATDIRAAVDAVFASASYIGGSDVASFEHEYAEATGAGYCIGVGNGTDALELALRAAGVSAGGEVILPVNTFIATAEAVSRIGAVPVFADVDDERLLLDPAAVAAAVTSRTEAVVPVHLFGQVAPVGAIRAALGGSGIPIVEDGAQSQGAESADGRAGSLGLVASTSFYPGKNLGAAGDAGAVTTGDPEVARTVRLIAAHGSEHKYVHEVVGFNSRLDTLQAAVLRVKLRHLAEWNRRRRVAAARYAALLEGEEGVRLPQSAPGNLDVWHLYVVRVDDRDRAMARLNEAGVGASIHYPTPLHLTAAYEGLGLGRGAFPVAEAAAGRILSLPIYPHITADQQEFVAEELLAAVESTPVRG; encoded by the coding sequence GTGAGGGTCCCACTGGTCGATCTGGTCGCTCAGAACACGGAGACGGCGACGGACATCCGAGCCGCCGTCGACGCCGTGTTCGCGAGCGCCTCCTACATCGGCGGCAGCGATGTCGCCTCCTTCGAGCACGAGTACGCGGAGGCCACCGGCGCCGGGTACTGCATCGGCGTCGGCAACGGGACGGATGCGCTCGAGCTCGCTCTGCGAGCCGCCGGAGTGAGCGCGGGCGGGGAGGTGATCCTCCCCGTCAACACCTTCATCGCCACCGCGGAGGCGGTGTCGCGCATCGGCGCCGTCCCGGTCTTCGCCGACGTCGACGACGAGCGCCTGCTCCTCGATCCCGCGGCCGTCGCCGCCGCGGTCACCTCGCGCACGGAGGCCGTCGTGCCGGTGCATCTGTTCGGTCAGGTCGCGCCGGTGGGCGCCATCCGGGCGGCGCTCGGCGGCAGCGGCATCCCCATCGTCGAGGACGGCGCCCAGTCGCAGGGCGCCGAGAGCGCGGACGGCCGCGCCGGCAGTCTCGGGCTCGTCGCCTCCACCTCCTTCTACCCGGGCAAGAACCTCGGCGCCGCGGGTGACGCGGGCGCCGTCACCACGGGCGACCCCGAGGTCGCCAGGACCGTGCGGCTCATCGCCGCCCACGGCAGCGAGCACAAGTACGTCCACGAGGTGGTCGGCTTCAACTCGCGGCTGGACACCCTCCAGGCGGCGGTCCTCCGGGTCAAGCTGCGCCACCTCGCCGAGTGGAACCGTCGGCGTCGCGTGGCGGCGGCCCGGTACGCGGCCCTCCTCGAGGGGGAGGAGGGAGTGCGCCTGCCGCAGAGCGCCCCTGGCAACCTCGACGTCTGGCACCTGTACGTGGTGCGGGTCGACGACCGGGACAGGGCCATGGCCCGGCTCAACGAGGCCGGTGTGGGGGCGTCCATCCACTATCCGACGCCGCTCCACCTGACCGCCGCCTACGAGGGGCTGGGGCTCGGTCGAGGCGCCTTCCCCGTCGCTGAGGCGGCCGCGGGGCGCATCCTCTCGCTCCCCATCTACCCGCACATCACCGCGGATCAGCAGGAGTTCGTGGCCGAGGAGCTGCTCGCGGCGGTTGAGAGCACCCCAGTCCGGGGGTGA